The genomic stretch ATTCCGCACATTATTTTTTAGCTTTCACGGATTTTTTGGTGGCTACTTTTTTTACAGCAGCCTTCTTGATTGCCGACTTTTTCTCTTGCGGCTTTTTATCTTGCTTTACTGGGCGTTGCCACTGCAATGAAATTTGCTTGGGTCGTGACACGGTAAGTTGATTCGGCGGGGCATCTTTAGTCAGGGTTGTGCCCGCACCTAATGTGGCACCACGGCCAACGCGCACTGGGGCCACCAACTGTGTATCCGAACCAATGAAAACATCATCTTCAATGATGGTTTGATGTTTATTGACGCCATCGTAGTTACAAGTAATCGTACCGGCACCGATATTGACTCTAGAGCCTACGATCGAATCACCCACGTAGGCCAAGTGATTGGCTTTGCTATTGGCGGCAATCTTGCTGTTCTTCACTTCGACGAAGTTGCCAATATGCACATCATTGGACAGATCTGCACCGGGACGCAAACGAGCATAAGGCCCAATCAGCGAGCTTGCGCCAACTTGAGCTCCATCGATATGGCTATATGGATGGATTGTGACATCCTCGCCAATCACGCTATTGCGAATAATGCAGTACGGGCCTACTTTTGTGCCAGTAGCTAAAGTCACGCAACCTTCAAATACACAGCCAACATCAATGAAGACGTCCGTGCCACACTCGAGTGTTCCTCGAATATCGATACGCGCTGGATCAGCCAAAGAAACACCGGCATCCATTAAAACGTTTGCTTGATTGAGCTGATGTACTCGCTCTAAAGCGGCTAACTGATCACGACTATTAACGCCAACAGTTTCATACTCAGCATCAGCTTGCGCAGTACGAATGGGAACTCCATCCCTAACTGCCATCGCAATGACGTCAGTTAAATAGTATTCACCCTGGGCATTACTGGCTCGCAATGCCTTCAACCACTTCTTCAGTGAATTGGTTGGCAGAACCATAATGCCGGTATTAATTTCTTGAATGCGCTTTTGCTCTGGTGATGCATCTTTTTCTTCAACAATCGCTTTTACCGAACCATCGATATCTCGCACGATACGGCCATAGCCCGTTGGTTTATTGAGGTTTTGAGTTAGCAACGCTAATGCAGAATCTTGACCACGCACGCCATCAGCCAATTTGACTAATTTAGAGAGCGTCTTTTTACTTGTAAGTGGCACATCGCCATACAGAACCAAAGTAGGTGCATCTACATCCAGTTTGGGCAATGCTTGTAATAGAGCGTGGCCTGTTCCTTTTTGCTCAGCCTGCAATGCAGTAGCAACTTTGCCAAAGCGAGAATCTTGCACGCTAGCTGTTTGAAGAAACTCTTTAACATCGGCTGCACCATGCCCAACAACAACGATGGGGCCAGTTTTAGTGTTTTTACCCTGTAAATCCAAGGCTGTATTGAGAACGTGCTGGAGAAGGGGTTTCCCGGCCAAGGTTTGAAGAACCTTGGGTAATGCGGACTTCATCCGCTTTCCCTGCCCAGCAGCCAAAATAACGATGTTCATAAAGAGGGATTATAAGACCCCTGAATCAACGTTCCGCAGGCTATTTCATCGATTACTGTCTCATCAATCGCTTTATCGCCAGCAGATCTTGCAGCAATACCCGACAACTCAGTAGAAATCTCAAGATTCTTAAAATCAAAGGCCTCGCCATCCATTAAATGGGACGGAACAATGTGATGCATTGAGCGGAATAGATTCTCGACGCGCCCTGGGTGCTTTTTCTCCCACTCGCGCAGCATCTCTTTCATGGCACCGCGCTGGAGATTAGGCTGACTGCCACAGAGATTACACGGAATAATCGGGAAGTTCATATCCACCGCATAACGTTCAAGTAGCTTTTCAGGAACGTAGGCGAGAGGACGAATGACAATATGTTTACCATCATCAGATCGCAGCTTTGGTGGCATCCCTTTGAGTTTGCCAGCAAAGAACATATTGAGCATTAATGTCTCTAAGATGTCATCACGGTGATGACCTAAAGCAATCTTGGTAGCACCGAGCTCATCTGCTACGCGATACAAAATCCCACGACGCAAACGAGAGCAAAGACCACAGGTCGTTTTTCCTTCAGGAACAACACGCTTGACGATGCTGTAAGTATCTTGATTTTCAATGTGGTACTGAACGCCCAAAGCCTTTAAATAATTTGGCAAGATCTCCGCTGGAAATCCTGGCTGCTTTTGATCTAAATTGACAGCAACGATCTCAAAATCAATTGGGGCACGCTCTCGTAGCTTCAACAAAATGTCGAGCATGGCATAACTATCTTTGCCGCCCGACAAGCACACCATGACTTTGTCGCCATCCTCAATCATGCCAAAGTCACCAATAGCTTGGCCAACTAAACGACAGAGCTTTTTCTCAAGCTTGTTTTCTTCGAAGACGACTTTACGGATATCACTCATAGCGACTAAATTTTTCTGGATCTTCTTTAAGCTTGCTTCATCCGAAATACTTCAACACCAACAGAGTGACAGTCTGGATATACATCAGGCTTAGCTGT from Polynucleobacter sp. AP-Jannik-300A-C4 encodes the following:
- the glmU gene encoding bifunctional UDP-N-acetylglucosamine diphosphorylase/glucosamine-1-phosphate N-acetyltransferase GlmU, with product MNIVILAAGQGKRMKSALPKVLQTLAGKPLLQHVLNTALDLQGKNTKTGPIVVVGHGAADVKEFLQTASVQDSRFGKVATALQAEQKGTGHALLQALPKLDVDAPTLVLYGDVPLTSKKTLSKLVKLADGVRGQDSALALLTQNLNKPTGYGRIVRDIDGSVKAIVEEKDASPEQKRIQEINTGIMVLPTNSLKKWLKALRASNAQGEYYLTDVIAMAVRDGVPIRTAQADAEYETVGVNSRDQLAALERVHQLNQANVLMDAGVSLADPARIDIRGTLECGTDVFIDVGCVFEGCVTLATGTKVGPYCIIRNSVIGEDVTIHPYSHIDGAQVGASSLIGPYARLRPGADLSNDVHIGNFVEVKNSKIAANSKANHLAYVGDSIVGSRVNIGAGTITCNYDGVNKHQTIIEDDVFIGSDTQLVAPVRVGRGATLGAGTTLTKDAPPNQLTVSRPKQISLQWQRPVKQDKKPQEKKSAIKKAAVKKVATKKSVKAKK
- the ttcA gene encoding tRNA 2-thiocytidine(32) synthetase TtcA — translated: MSDIRKVVFEENKLEKKLCRLVGQAIGDFGMIEDGDKVMVCLSGGKDSYAMLDILLKLRERAPIDFEIVAVNLDQKQPGFPAEILPNYLKALGVQYHIENQDTYSIVKRVVPEGKTTCGLCSRLRRGILYRVADELGATKIALGHHRDDILETLMLNMFFAGKLKGMPPKLRSDDGKHIVIRPLAYVPEKLLERYAVDMNFPIIPCNLCGSQPNLQRGAMKEMLREWEKKHPGRVENLFRSMHHIVPSHLMDGEAFDFKNLEISTELSGIAARSAGDKAIDETVIDEIACGTLIQGSYNPSL